The following coding sequences lie in one Mycobacterium gordonae genomic window:
- a CDS encoding pyruvate, phosphate dikinase, whose product MAGVADGRHSPTGALEDAVVVLDGRSLHPREILGNKGHGIDTMRRNNLPVPPAFCITTEVGLRYLTEPGPTIDAIWSDVLDRMSWLEEQTSRTFGRGPRPLLVSVRSGATQSMPGMMDTILDLGINDDVERALAEQGSVEFARDTRRRFTSMYRRIVAGDPDPSDDPYTQLRAGIEAVFASWNSPRALAYRDHYNRDERQGTAVVVQAMVFGNQAAKSGAGVLTSRNPITGANEPFGEWLPGGQGDDVVSGLVDVEPITALRDEQPAVFDELMDAARSLERLNSDVQEIEFTVEDGRLWLLQTRAAERSAQAAARLALQLRHEGLIDDVETLRRVTPADVEAVLKPSLQPETRFSAALLAKGLPACPGVVTGTAYTDVDEALDAADRGEPVILVRDHTRPEDVLGMLAAQGIVTEVGGPASHAAVVSRELGRVAVVGCGLGVAASLAGRQITVDGYAGEVRQGILSLTAWSEDDTPELRELAEIALRVSPLRAHTSGEHPRLDDVSDAAVRAALAAGQTDVVSVKPLITMLNAIRMQVGS is encoded by the coding sequence TTGGCTGGTGTCGCAGACGGCCGGCACTCCCCCACGGGCGCGTTGGAAGACGCCGTGGTGGTGCTGGACGGCCGATCGCTTCACCCGCGCGAGATCCTCGGCAACAAAGGCCACGGTATCGACACCATGCGCCGGAACAACCTGCCGGTCCCCCCCGCGTTCTGCATCACCACCGAGGTCGGTCTGCGTTATCTCACCGAACCCGGGCCTACCATCGACGCGATCTGGTCCGACGTGCTCGATCGGATGAGCTGGCTGGAAGAGCAGACTTCCCGCACCTTCGGACGAGGACCGCGTCCGCTGCTGGTCAGCGTGCGCTCCGGGGCCACCCAATCGATGCCCGGCATGATGGACACGATCCTGGACCTGGGAATCAACGACGACGTCGAGCGGGCCCTGGCAGAGCAGGGCTCGGTAGAGTTCGCCCGCGACACGCGCCGCCGGTTCACCAGCATGTACCGACGCATCGTGGCGGGCGATCCGGACCCGTCCGACGACCCGTACACGCAGCTGCGGGCAGGTATCGAGGCGGTGTTCGCCTCCTGGAACTCCCCGCGCGCGCTCGCCTACCGCGATCACTACAACCGTGACGAACGTCAGGGCACCGCGGTGGTGGTGCAGGCGATGGTGTTCGGCAACCAGGCGGCGAAGTCCGGCGCCGGCGTGCTGACGTCGCGCAACCCGATCACCGGAGCCAACGAACCCTTCGGTGAGTGGTTGCCCGGCGGCCAAGGCGACGACGTGGTGTCGGGCCTGGTCGACGTCGAACCGATCACCGCACTGCGCGACGAGCAACCCGCCGTTTTCGACGAGCTGATGGACGCCGCCCGCAGCCTCGAACGGCTCAATTCCGACGTACAGGAGATCGAATTCACCGTCGAAGACGGCAGACTCTGGCTGCTGCAGACCCGCGCCGCCGAACGGTCCGCACAGGCCGCGGCGCGCCTGGCACTGCAATTACGCCACGAGGGGCTGATCGACGACGTCGAAACACTGCGCCGGGTCACCCCGGCCGACGTCGAAGCCGTGCTGAAGCCGTCGCTGCAGCCCGAAACCCGTTTCAGCGCAGCACTTCTGGCTAAAGGACTGCCGGCCTGTCCGGGTGTGGTGACGGGCACCGCCTATACCGACGTCGACGAAGCGCTCGATGCCGCCGACCGGGGTGAGCCGGTGATCCTGGTCCGCGACCACACCCGGCCCGAAGACGTGCTGGGCATGTTGGCCGCACAGGGCATTGTCACCGAAGTGGGCGGGCCCGCCAGCCACGCGGCCGTCGTCAGCCGGGAACTCGGGCGGGTAGCGGTAGTGGGCTGTGGCCTCGGGGTCGCCGCATCGCTAGCCGGTCGCCAGATCACGGTCGACGGGTACGCAGGCGAAGTGCGCCAAGGGATTCTGAGTCTGACGGCATGGTCGGAAGACGACACGCCCGAGTTGCGGGAGCTGGCCGAGATCGCGCTGCGGGTGAGCCCGCTGCGGGCACACACCAGTGGCGAACATCCACGGCTCGACGACGTTTCCGACGCGGCGGTACGGGCAGCCCTGGCGGCCGGACAAACCGACGTGGTGTCGGTGAAACCACTGATCACCATGTTGAACGCGATCCGGATGCAGGTCGGCTCATGA
- a CDS encoding helix-turn-helix domain-containing protein, with amino-acid sequence MINLQVLQAVRLKGRVSPADLASTLGADGPLIDDALHRLSEEGLLIEGPILRITPDGRARLAELLAAERRGVDSAAIDAAYREFRSVNADFKALVTDWQLRDGQPNDHRDPEYDAAVLARLDDVHGRLAPVVAAVTAQLPRLRGYPAKLAAALDKVKAGDIVWLTRPLIDSYHTVWFELHEELILAAGLTREQAARSGDAQ; translated from the coding sequence ATGATCAATCTACAAGTGCTGCAAGCTGTTCGGTTGAAGGGCCGGGTCAGCCCCGCCGACCTGGCCAGCACGTTGGGCGCCGACGGTCCGCTGATCGATGACGCGCTGCACCGGCTTTCCGAAGAGGGTTTGCTGATCGAGGGTCCCATCCTGCGGATCACCCCCGACGGGCGTGCCCGCCTCGCCGAATTGCTCGCCGCCGAACGCCGGGGTGTCGATTCCGCAGCGATCGACGCCGCGTACCGCGAGTTCCGCTCCGTCAACGCCGATTTCAAGGCACTGGTCACGGACTGGCAACTCAGGGACGGCCAACCCAATGACCACCGGGACCCCGAATACGACGCCGCCGTGCTGGCCCGGCTCGATGACGTACACGGGCGGTTGGCGCCGGTCGTCGCGGCGGTCACCGCGCAGCTGCCTCGCCTGCGCGGCTACCCGGCGAAACTGGCCGCGGCGCTGGATAAGGTGAAGGCCGGCGACATCGTCTGGCTGACAAGACCACTCATCGACTCCTACCACACCGTGTGGTTCGAGCTCCACGAAGAGCTGATCCTGGCCGCCGGTCTGACCCGGGAGCAGGCAGCCAGATCCGGTGACGCACAGTAG
- a CDS encoding WS/DGAT domain-containing protein, whose amino-acid sequence MAAVDAQFYWMSAKIPNDEFLLYAFGGEPDDLDGAMAQVVRRARACADLGLVVDDGSPLTYPRWVHAPVEAGRVARRDVAGDGWAGCLDAVAELTGSQLDIREKAWQVHIFAPVRGIPGVRDAGVVAVLQIAHALADGARASAMAAWLFGRQQPVPVVRTRAGFLPWRGVVAARAHRRFVRDTDDGVLAPTLGSRPLLATNSRPTGARLMRTLVRRRGELAGPTVTVAVLSAISTALSDLLGPAAASSAAEVPMAKPGKPLGFNHFGNVVVGLYPELGPDDRVSRIVTDLSNGRRRFEHPATRASDEAFAAVPAMLLRWGVSQFDADVRAEQVSGNTVVSSVHRGVADLHFGGVPVVLTAGYPGLSPMMGLTHGVHGIGDTVAISVHAAPSAVPDVDGYLRLLDAAL is encoded by the coding sequence ATGGCCGCCGTCGACGCGCAGTTTTACTGGATGTCGGCCAAGATTCCCAACGACGAGTTCCTGCTGTACGCGTTCGGCGGCGAACCTGACGATCTCGACGGTGCGATGGCGCAGGTGGTGCGCCGTGCCCGCGCATGCGCGGACCTGGGCCTGGTGGTGGACGACGGCAGCCCGCTGACCTATCCGCGGTGGGTGCACGCCCCGGTCGAAGCCGGGCGGGTCGCGCGGCGCGATGTGGCCGGTGACGGCTGGGCGGGCTGCCTGGACGCCGTGGCCGAGCTGACCGGTAGCCAGCTGGATATTCGCGAAAAAGCCTGGCAAGTCCATATTTTCGCGCCCGTGCGCGGTATTCCCGGCGTCCGGGACGCGGGTGTCGTCGCCGTGTTGCAGATCGCGCATGCGCTCGCCGACGGGGCTCGGGCGTCGGCCATGGCGGCCTGGTTGTTCGGCCGGCAGCAGCCTGTGCCGGTCGTGCGGACCCGGGCGGGATTTCTTCCCTGGCGGGGTGTGGTCGCGGCCCGTGCCCACCGCCGGTTCGTCCGCGACACCGACGACGGGGTGCTGGCGCCCACGCTGGGGTCGCGGCCGCTGCTGGCCACCAACTCCCGGCCCACCGGAGCGCGGCTGATGCGCACACTGGTCCGACGACGCGGGGAACTGGCCGGGCCGACGGTCACGGTGGCGGTATTGTCCGCGATATCCACCGCGCTCTCGGATCTACTCGGCCCCGCTGCCGCCTCGTCGGCGGCGGAGGTGCCGATGGCCAAGCCGGGTAAGCCGTTGGGCTTCAACCATTTCGGAAACGTCGTCGTGGGGCTGTACCCGGAACTCGGCCCCGACGATCGGGTGTCACGGATCGTCACCGACCTGTCCAACGGCCGGCGCCGCTTCGAGCATCCGGCCACCCGTGCCTCCGATGAGGCTTTCGCCGCCGTGCCCGCCATGCTGTTGCGTTGGGGCGTCAGCCAATTCGATGCCGATGTGCGGGCGGAGCAGGTATCCGGCAATACGGTGGTGTCCAGCGTGCACCGTGGTGTCGCCGATCTGCACTTCGGTGGCGTCCCGGTGGTGCTGACGGCGGGCTATCCGGGTCTTTCCCCGATGATGGGTCTGACGCACGGGGTACACGGCATCGGCGACACCGTCGCGATCAGCGTCCACGCGGCGCCGTCGGCGGTACCGGACGTGGACGGCTATCTGCGGTTACTAGACGCGGCCCTCTGA
- a CDS encoding alpha/beta fold hydrolase, producing the protein MSEPRWIDVKGSNGDLKALTWGPADGPIALCLHGFPDTAYGWRKFAPMLARSGWRVVAPFMRGYAPSAIPVDGSYHVGALMHDALRVRTAAGGSARDVVIGHDWGAIAATGLAAMPDSPFVKAVIMSVPPSGAFRPLGRLPDRGRLAAELSRQLLRSWYISYFQLPFLPERSASWVVPLLWRRWSPGYRAEEDLRHVDAAIGTPESWRAALGYYRATIRNTRPPAQYAELHRYWTEPPRLPTLYLHGRDDGCMTSAFAHWVKPILPLGSDVSIVSNAGHFLQLEQPDRVAELVLSFIGSADPK; encoded by the coding sequence TTGTCTGAACCACGGTGGATCGACGTCAAGGGCTCCAACGGAGACCTGAAGGCCCTTACGTGGGGGCCCGCCGATGGCCCGATCGCGTTGTGCCTGCACGGTTTTCCCGACACCGCCTATGGCTGGCGCAAGTTCGCGCCGATGCTGGCGAGGTCCGGCTGGCGGGTGGTGGCGCCGTTCATGCGCGGGTACGCGCCGTCGGCCATCCCGGTGGACGGGAGCTACCATGTCGGCGCCCTGATGCACGACGCATTGCGGGTGCGCACGGCGGCGGGCGGCTCTGCACGCGACGTGGTGATCGGTCACGACTGGGGGGCGATCGCCGCCACCGGCCTGGCCGCGATGCCGGACAGCCCTTTCGTCAAGGCGGTGATCATGTCGGTGCCGCCGTCGGGCGCCTTCCGGCCGCTGGGCCGGCTTCCCGATCGCGGCAGGCTCGCCGCCGAGCTCTCGCGTCAGCTGCTGCGTAGCTGGTACATCAGCTACTTCCAGCTGCCGTTCCTGCCGGAACGGTCCGCATCATGGGTAGTGCCGCTGCTGTGGCGGCGGTGGTCGCCGGGCTATCGCGCCGAGGAGGACCTGCGCCACGTCGACGCCGCGATCGGGACGCCGGAAAGCTGGCGCGCGGCGCTGGGCTATTACCGCGCCACGATCCGAAATACCCGCCCGCCCGCGCAGTACGCAGAATTGCACCGGTATTGGACCGAGCCACCGAGGCTGCCGACCCTGTACCTGCATGGTCGCGACGACGGTTGCATGACATCGGCTTTCGCGCACTGGGTGAAACCCATCCTGCCGCTTGGCAGCGATGTGTCCATCGTGTCGAACGCCGGCCACTTCCTGCAGCTTGAGCAGCCCGACCGGGTTGCCGAGTTGGTCCTGTCATTCATCGGCTCCGCCGATCCCAAGTAG
- a CDS encoding PPE family protein: MFAALPPEINSIRMYTEPGAGSMLAAATARKQLTADLDSTAASFDAVITDLIGGPWLSLAATTMAAAAVPWRGWLNATAEQAAQASEQARAAVAAYQTAYQTAYQRAYAMTVPPALVAANRAELATLTATNFIGKNTPAIAATEAHYGEMWAQDATTTYTYAAASTAASTLTPFTAPPQSVNPAGPATQAVAQAGVGSVGSVGSVGSVGSVGSVGSVGSVGSERVNALSRLMSTIPNLLGGIGWSGLPAWVSDLRTLVSVFGAPFFTTTALAGLGMPMMSTLKGLFPAAAASRQGASAGAAVRALDSIRPERLLGRLPLTQLSARPMTTSESLLELPTLRILPEIG; the protein is encoded by the coding sequence ATGTTCGCCGCCTTACCACCGGAGATCAACTCCATTCGCATGTACACCGAGCCGGGTGCCGGCTCCATGTTGGCCGCCGCAACGGCCCGGAAGCAGCTCACCGCCGATCTCGATTCGACGGCCGCTTCGTTCGACGCGGTGATCACCGACCTGATCGGCGGGCCGTGGCTGAGCCTGGCCGCGACGACCATGGCCGCCGCCGCCGTGCCGTGGCGCGGGTGGCTCAACGCCACCGCCGAACAGGCAGCACAGGCTTCCGAGCAGGCCCGGGCGGCCGTCGCGGCCTACCAAACGGCCTACCAAACGGCCTACCAAAGGGCCTATGCGATGACGGTTCCACCGGCGCTGGTCGCCGCCAACCGCGCTGAGCTCGCGACTCTGACCGCCACCAACTTCATCGGCAAGAACACGCCGGCGATTGCCGCGACCGAAGCCCACTACGGCGAGATGTGGGCGCAGGACGCGACCACGACGTACACCTACGCCGCCGCCTCGACCGCCGCCAGCACACTTACCCCCTTCACCGCGCCACCACAGTCGGTGAACCCGGCCGGGCCGGCCACGCAGGCGGTCGCGCAGGCCGGCGTGGGCTCGGTGGGCTCGGTGGGCTCGGTGGGCTCGGTGGGCTCGGTGGGCTCGGTGGGCTCGGTGGGCTCGGTGGGCTCGGAGAGGGTCAACGCGCTGTCCCGATTGATGAGCACCATCCCCAACCTGCTGGGCGGCATCGGATGGTCGGGGCTTCCAGCATGGGTCAGCGATCTGCGAACCTTGGTAAGCGTCTTCGGCGCCCCGTTCTTCACCACCACCGCCCTGGCGGGCCTGGGGATGCCGATGATGTCGACGCTGAAGGGCCTGTTCCCCGCGGCAGCCGCCAGCCGTCAGGGCGCCTCCGCCGGTGCCGCGGTCCGCGCCCTGGACAGCATCCGTCCGGAACGCCTGCTAGGCAGGCTGCCACTGACCCAGCTGTCCGCTCGACCCATGACGACGTCGGAGTCCCTACTCGAACTCCCCACCCTGCGAATCCTTCCGGAGATCGGCTGA
- a CDS encoding TetR/AcrR family transcriptional regulator encodes MTSTRARRWAKTDATQRRIVDAATQVFATKGYTAATIAEVVTNSGASIGSIYHHFGGKSELFTAIFDQIADTVEQRIRAAVGGPGTVAADPRRVFQLHVRAYLTGMWENRHAARVLSSGDTPPGFEVTRRKRLASVLHNWVEMLELDTSPRNQLMVRVLIATVAESTLMVIGCDDPAEVPPIVEATIEWIDQITQ; translated from the coding sequence ATGACTTCCACAAGGGCCCGCCGCTGGGCCAAGACCGATGCGACCCAGCGCCGGATCGTCGACGCCGCCACCCAGGTATTCGCCACCAAGGGCTATACCGCGGCGACGATCGCCGAAGTGGTCACCAACTCGGGGGCCAGCATCGGCAGCATCTACCACCACTTCGGCGGCAAGAGCGAGTTGTTCACGGCGATCTTCGACCAGATCGCCGACACCGTGGAACAACGCATCCGGGCGGCGGTAGGTGGACCGGGCACCGTCGCCGCCGACCCTCGGCGCGTCTTTCAGCTGCACGTACGGGCCTACCTCACCGGCATGTGGGAGAACCGTCATGCGGCCCGGGTCCTGTCGTCCGGGGATACCCCGCCCGGCTTCGAAGTGACCCGCCGCAAGCGACTGGCCTCGGTACTGCACAACTGGGTGGAAATGCTGGAACTGGACACCTCACCGCGCAACCAACTGATGGTCCGCGTTCTCATCGCGACGGTCGCCGAGTCGACGCTGATGGTCATCGGCTGCGACGATCCGGCCGAGGTACCTCCGATCGTCGAGGCCACGATCGAATGGATCGACCAAATCACGCAATGA
- a CDS encoding VOC family protein yields the protein MPAITPSLWFDNNLQEAAEFYTSVFPNSRVEQLNRCTDAGPYEPGAVLSGTFVLDGARFIGINGGPAFTFSEAVSFTVHCKDQDEVDYYWDRLGDGGEESQCGWLKDRFGLSWQIVPDRLYELVADPDPARATAATKAMLGMRKIVVADLEHAVADV from the coding sequence ATGCCGGCGATCACTCCGTCACTGTGGTTCGACAACAACCTTCAGGAGGCCGCCGAGTTCTACACGTCGGTGTTCCCCAACTCCAGGGTCGAGCAGCTCAACCGGTGCACCGACGCCGGCCCCTACGAGCCGGGCGCGGTGCTCAGCGGCACCTTCGTCCTGGACGGCGCCCGGTTCATCGGCATCAACGGCGGCCCGGCGTTCACCTTCAGCGAGGCGGTGTCCTTCACCGTGCACTGCAAAGACCAGGACGAGGTCGACTACTACTGGGACCGGCTCGGCGACGGCGGTGAGGAATCGCAGTGTGGTTGGCTTAAAGACCGGTTCGGGCTGAGCTGGCAGATCGTCCCGGACCGGCTGTATGAGTTGGTGGCCGATCCTGATCCTGCCCGCGCCACCGCCGCGACCAAGGCCATGCTCGGGATGCGCAAGATCGTCGTCGCCGATCTGGAGCACGCCGTCGCCGACGTGTGA
- a CDS encoding SDR family NAD(P)-dependent oxidoreductase has protein sequence MGLLDGKVAVVTGTSRGVGVGIAHELLRAGATVIGCSRSPLDALPGADAEPDWAARSTQMVCDQGDYHAIDAFVGQVVDAYGRIDILVNNAGGTVPAPHVDDIPELVQRLQGAPHSTDDFERTALFHAFAIQMNLISPLWFAIRGYRQMKTQDGTGCIVNISSGAGHPAGAPTLVSYGAAKSGLNHLTRSLAQEWGPKVRVNCVALGPTITENFRAFVLPEDDPTGTEYFAKIPMKRGGDPAEVGRTVAFLASGTVDFINGTTIEVDGGMLPGVLYDAGLKTITDLM, from the coding sequence GTGGGGTTGTTGGACGGCAAAGTCGCCGTTGTCACCGGAACCAGCCGCGGGGTCGGCGTGGGTATCGCGCACGAACTGCTGCGCGCGGGCGCCACGGTCATCGGGTGTTCGCGATCCCCGTTGGACGCGCTACCGGGAGCCGACGCAGAACCCGACTGGGCCGCCCGGTCTACCCAAATGGTCTGCGACCAAGGCGATTACCACGCCATCGACGCCTTCGTGGGGCAGGTCGTCGACGCCTACGGCCGCATCGACATCCTGGTCAACAACGCCGGCGGCACGGTGCCGGCACCACACGTCGACGACATTCCGGAACTGGTGCAACGCCTCCAAGGCGCGCCGCACAGCACCGACGACTTTGAGCGCACCGCGTTGTTCCACGCCTTCGCGATCCAGATGAACCTGATCAGCCCGCTGTGGTTCGCCATCCGCGGCTACCGCCAGATGAAGACGCAGGACGGCACCGGTTGCATCGTCAATATCTCCAGCGGCGCGGGCCACCCCGCGGGCGCACCCACGCTGGTGTCCTACGGGGCGGCAAAGTCAGGGCTCAACCACCTGACCCGCTCGCTGGCCCAGGAGTGGGGACCCAAGGTCCGGGTCAACTGTGTGGCGCTGGGCCCCACCATCACCGAGAATTTCCGCGCGTTCGTGCTACCGGAGGACGACCCGACGGGCACCGAATATTTCGCGAAGATCCCGATGAAGCGCGGCGGTGACCCCGCCGAGGTGGGCCGCACCGTTGCGTTCTTGGCGTCGGGCACAGTCGATTTCATCAACGGCACCACCATCGAGGTCGACGGCGGCATGTTGCCGGGGGTGCTCTATGACGCGGGACTGAAGACCATCACCGACCTGATGTGA
- a CDS encoding nuclear transport factor 2 family protein codes for MSYDRAEFDAFWNDWLDVNRRAQDSGNWGVMADFYEPDATYGWSYSPTDHFMANGRDEIRDLALGTEMLGFQGWIYPYQAMLFDDRSGQAFGLWRQMSTFASPDGEPYEIQGLGGSWFQYSGHRSWSWQRDIFDVRMATAAMFDILRDGRNTPELDARMDAIRAGRQPGHYGSWADMSAPLWPVPPVLS; via the coding sequence ATGAGCTATGACCGCGCGGAGTTCGACGCGTTCTGGAACGACTGGCTCGACGTGAACCGCCGGGCACAAGACTCGGGCAACTGGGGGGTGATGGCCGACTTCTATGAGCCCGACGCCACCTACGGATGGTCCTACTCCCCGACCGATCACTTCATGGCCAACGGACGCGACGAGATCCGGGACCTGGCACTGGGCACCGAGATGCTCGGCTTTCAGGGCTGGATATATCCATACCAGGCAATGCTTTTCGACGACAGGTCCGGCCAGGCGTTCGGACTGTGGCGGCAGATGTCGACCTTCGCCTCCCCCGATGGTGAGCCGTACGAGATTCAGGGCTTGGGTGGGAGCTGGTTCCAGTACAGCGGCCACCGGAGCTGGTCGTGGCAACGCGACATCTTCGACGTGCGGATGGCCACTGCAGCGATGTTCGACATTCTCCGCGACGGCAGGAACACACCGGAATTGGACGCGCGGATGGACGCGATCCGGGCCGGACGGCAGCCGGGCCATTACGGCTCGTGGGCCGACATGAGCGCGCCGTTGTGGCCGGTGCCGCCGGTGCTGTCATGA
- a CDS encoding NAD(P)H-dependent amine dehydrogenase family protein, translating to MRRVIQYSTGNVGRHALRMLIERPDFELVGVHASSPDKVGRDAAELCGLETPTGITATNDVEVLLALQADCVVYTSQAETRPKQAIGEISRFLRAGTNVVGSSFVWMVAPEQAGDWLREPLRQACADGDATLYINGVDPGYSGDTLAYAALSLTARATSITVQEICDYASYDDAEFTGVSFGFGTTPDHTPVMFLPGVLTSMWGVQVRSLAQDLGIELDEVRERCEKWVTPEPIDCTMMHVDPGQVAAVRFGVEGLRDGEVVITMEHVNRLGPDTAPHWACPPDGRAGVHRVVVTGSPGVEINTHLGGEIDHNQGGVIATAARVVNLIDAVCRAPSGILAAHDLRPLDHLRGVMR from the coding sequence ATGAGGCGCGTCATCCAGTACTCGACGGGCAACGTCGGCCGGCATGCGCTGCGCATGCTCATCGAACGGCCCGACTTCGAGCTGGTGGGTGTGCACGCATCAAGCCCGGACAAGGTGGGGCGCGACGCTGCAGAGTTGTGCGGACTCGAGACGCCCACGGGCATCACGGCCACCAACGACGTCGAGGTGCTGCTGGCCCTGCAGGCCGACTGTGTCGTCTACACCTCGCAGGCCGAGACCCGGCCCAAGCAGGCCATCGGCGAGATCAGCCGGTTTCTGCGGGCGGGCACCAATGTCGTCGGTTCGTCGTTCGTGTGGATGGTGGCGCCCGAGCAGGCCGGCGACTGGCTGCGCGAGCCCCTCCGGCAGGCCTGTGCGGACGGTGATGCGACGCTGTACATCAACGGCGTCGACCCGGGCTATTCCGGTGACACCCTGGCATACGCGGCGCTGAGCCTGACCGCGCGGGCCACCAGCATCACGGTGCAGGAGATCTGCGACTACGCCAGCTACGACGACGCCGAATTCACCGGTGTCAGTTTCGGTTTCGGCACCACGCCGGATCACACGCCGGTCATGTTTCTGCCCGGGGTACTGACGTCGATGTGGGGCGTGCAGGTGCGCAGCCTGGCGCAGGACCTGGGAATCGAACTCGACGAGGTGCGCGAGCGCTGCGAGAAGTGGGTGACGCCCGAACCGATCGACTGCACGATGATGCACGTCGACCCCGGACAGGTCGCCGCGGTCCGGTTCGGCGTCGAAGGTCTACGTGACGGCGAAGTCGTCATCACCATGGAGCACGTCAACCGGCTCGGCCCGGACACCGCCCCGCACTGGGCCTGTCCCCCGGACGGCCGCGCCGGTGTGCACCGGGTCGTGGTAACCGGGAGTCCGGGCGTGGAGATCAACACTCATCTGGGCGGCGAGATCGACCACAACCAGGGTGGGGTGATCGCCACCGCGGCGCGCGTGGTGAACCTGATCGACGCGGTATGTCGTGCTCCGAGCGGCATATTGGCGGCTCACGACCTGCGGCCGCTCGACCATCTCCGCGGCGTGATGCGGTGA
- a CDS encoding TetR/AcrR family transcriptional regulator, translated as MTSPRRPPGGGQARAERSRQAVIDEAVRYILKEGFAPPSVRQITERAGLTWGVVQYHFGDLNGILMAVLDKGFADLLDTLDRLPAQAAQIPPQARPAFVVDAVWRAFSSPTSMAALEILIATRSARTAKANAHLAAMTARMTEIGEHLGTGVAPAQAKRLGNLIWATIRGLVAVQLTWPKPLDSTRDREMLAEVITAYLASTQGDS; from the coding sequence GTGACCAGCCCACGCCGACCGCCCGGCGGCGGACAGGCCCGCGCCGAACGCAGCCGTCAGGCGGTCATCGACGAGGCAGTCCGCTACATCCTCAAAGAGGGCTTCGCCCCACCCAGCGTACGACAGATCACCGAACGCGCGGGCTTGACCTGGGGCGTCGTGCAATACCACTTCGGCGATCTCAACGGCATCTTGATGGCCGTGCTGGACAAGGGTTTTGCCGATCTGCTGGACACCCTCGACCGCCTGCCTGCGCAAGCCGCGCAGATCCCGCCGCAGGCCCGGCCGGCTTTCGTCGTCGACGCGGTGTGGCGGGCCTTCTCCAGCCCCACGTCGATGGCGGCCCTGGAGATCCTGATCGCCACCCGCAGTGCGCGTACCGCCAAGGCCAACGCCCACCTGGCCGCGATGACGGCCCGGATGACCGAGATCGGCGAACACCTGGGCACCGGTGTCGCGCCGGCCCAGGCCAAAAGGCTGGGCAATCTGATCTGGGCCACCATCCGGGGCCTGGTGGCCGTGCAGCTGACGTGGCCGAAGCCGTTGGACAGCACTCGGGACCGCGAGATGCTCGCCGAAGTCATCACCGCGTACCTGGCCTCAACCCAAGGAGATTCATGA
- a CDS encoding alpha/beta fold hydrolase, whose amino-acid sequence MTMTSNAATVEFAGVAGITLVADEWNRGAPGERPSILMLHGGGQNRFSWKNTGQILADDGYHVVALDTRGHGDSDRAPDADYDVETLTADVMQVLDAIGRPVVIIGASMGGLTGILVADRAGPETVTKLVLVDVVPRFEKNGSARIRDFMMTNIDGFESLEQAAEAVAAYLPHRTKPRSPEGLKKNLRLRDGRWYWHWDPAFMTKPGDDPELRTEAFEEAATNLAIPVLLIRGKLSDVVSLEGVEHFLTQVPRAEFVELSNAGHTAAGDDNDAFSDAVVAFVERA is encoded by the coding sequence ATGACCATGACGAGCAACGCGGCGACGGTAGAGTTCGCCGGAGTGGCCGGCATCACGCTGGTCGCCGACGAGTGGAACCGCGGCGCCCCGGGCGAGCGGCCCAGCATCCTGATGCTGCACGGCGGCGGCCAGAATCGGTTCTCCTGGAAGAACACCGGGCAGATCCTGGCCGACGACGGATATCACGTCGTCGCCCTCGACACCCGCGGGCACGGTGACAGCGACCGCGCACCGGACGCCGACTACGACGTGGAGACACTCACCGCCGACGTCATGCAGGTACTCGATGCGATCGGCCGCCCGGTGGTGATCATCGGCGCCAGCATGGGCGGGCTGACCGGCATCCTGGTCGCCGATCGGGCCGGGCCGGAGACGGTGACGAAGCTGGTGCTCGTCGACGTGGTCCCGCGATTCGAGAAGAACGGCAGCGCCCGCATCCGCGATTTCATGATGACCAACATCGACGGCTTCGAGTCGCTCGAGCAGGCCGCCGAGGCGGTGGCCGCCTACCTGCCGCACCGGACCAAGCCGCGCAGTCCCGAGGGCCTCAAGAAGAACCTGCGGCTACGGGACGGACGCTGGTACTGGCACTGGGACCCGGCATTCATGACCAAACCGGGAGACGACCCCGAACTGCGCACCGAAGCCTTCGAGGAAGCCGCGACCAACCTTGCGATTCCGGTGCTGTTGATCCGCGGCAAGCTGTCCGACGTCGTCAGCCTCGAAGGCGTGGAACACTTTCTGACCCAGGTTCCGCGCGCCGAGTTCGTCGAACTCTCCAACGCGGGGCACACCGCCGCGGGCGACGACAATGACGCCTTCAGCGACGCGGTGGTGGCGTTCGTCGAGCGGGCCTAA